In Marinobacter sp. M3C, the genomic stretch AAAATTTTTGATGCTAAGGCGGTTGATCAGGTAATGGATATTGGTCAGGTCGAGGCCGAGACTACGATGCGCGCGCTGGCTGAAAAAGAAGGTATTTTTTGCGGCGTATCGTCTGGCGGTTCCATCGCCGCGGCGCTGCGACTTTCCCAAACGCTTGAAAACGCCGTTATCGTGGGCATTATCTGTGACCGTGGTGACCGTTACCTGTCTACCGGCGTATTTCCTAGCGCCTGAGTCTGATTAAAAAAGAGAAGAATTGATGAGTAGAAGACGCAGAAAAGTGTTGCCCCAGGAACCTGTGCGCTGCGAGGTCGAAAAGCTCGGCCATGATGGCCGTGGTATTGCTCGTAACGAGGGTAAAGTGCAATTTGTCAGCGGCGCGCTGCCGGGCGAAACAGTGATGGCCAAGATGGTTGGCAGCCGCAGCAAATTTGACGAATTGCGCACACTTGAGGTACTCACCGCGGCTCCTGATCGCCAGACTCCGCCCTGCGACTTTGCCGCTGTGTGCGGTGGCTGCAGCCTGCAGCACATGAGCGCAGAGGCGCAGATTGCGTTCAAGGAAAACACTCTGAAAGAGCACTTTGCCCATTTTGGTGGTATCGAGCCCGAGCAGTGGGTTAAACCGCTGCGCGCTGACACCATGGGTTACCGCCGCAAAGCGCGGCTGGGTGTGCGTTTTGTAAAAGCACGTGAATCCGTGCTGGTTGGCTTCCGCGAAAAGAGCAGTAATTTTCTGACGGATATTGACCGCTGCCTGGTGCTGGACCCACGTATTGGCGAACGCATTATGCCGCTGCGCGAACTGCTGCACGGCATGGATGCTTTTGACCTCATTCCCCAGGTAGAGGTTGCCTGCGGTGATGATGTGGCAGTGATGGTGTTCCGTAACATGGAAGACTTGAGCGACGGCGACCGCAGCAAGCTGATTGTGTTTGGTCAAAATCACGATTTGCACATCTATTTGCAACCTAAAGGCCCGGACACGGTTCACCGTATCTGGCCGGAATCTGCAGGTCGCCAGGATGAGCGTTTGAGCTACAGCTTGCCGGAATTTGATTTGACTCTGGCGTTTCACCCAATGGACTTCACTCAGGTGAACGCTAGCATCAACCAGGTAATGGTAAAGCGCGCCATCGACTGGCTGGACGTGCAACCCGGCGAGCGAGTCTTGGATCTTTTTTGCGGCTTGGGCAATTTTACCCTGCCGCTGGCCCGCAGTGGTGGCCAGGTGGTCGGTGTTGAAGGCGACGACGCCATGGTTGAACGCGGCCGCGAGAACGCCGCGCTGAACGGCCTGGATAATGTCACCTTTTTTGGCGCCGACTTGCACGGCGATTTTACCGGCCAGAGCTGGGCCAAAGAGGGTTTCGACAAAATCCTGATTGACCCGCCGCGCTCCGGCGCCGAAGACATTTGCCAGTACTTAACTGCCTTTAACGCCAGCCGCATTGTATATGTGTCTTGCAATCCGGCCACTTTGGCGCGAGATGCGGGTGTTATGGTGCGTAATGGCTATCGCTTGGTGCAAGCGGGTGTCATGGATATGTTCCCGCATACTACTCACGTGGAATCCATAGCGCTTTTTGAGCGTGATTCTGGTTAAGCGCGATTCCGGCTAATCTGGAAAAGAGTCGACATGGTAAAAGTTCGCGAAGATTACGCCGTGACCGGCAGCGGTGAAGTAGACATTGCCCACTGCGTGCGCCAGCTGGCCGAGCAGACCCGACTTGAGGATGACAGCCTGCTGCGCCA encodes the following:
- the rlmD gene encoding 23S rRNA (uracil(1939)-C(5))-methyltransferase RlmD, giving the protein MSRRRRKVLPQEPVRCEVEKLGHDGRGIARNEGKVQFVSGALPGETVMAKMVGSRSKFDELRTLEVLTAAPDRQTPPCDFAAVCGGCSLQHMSAEAQIAFKENTLKEHFAHFGGIEPEQWVKPLRADTMGYRRKARLGVRFVKARESVLVGFREKSSNFLTDIDRCLVLDPRIGERIMPLRELLHGMDAFDLIPQVEVACGDDVAVMVFRNMEDLSDGDRSKLIVFGQNHDLHIYLQPKGPDTVHRIWPESAGRQDERLSYSLPEFDLTLAFHPMDFTQVNASINQVMVKRAIDWLDVQPGERVLDLFCGLGNFTLPLARSGGQVVGVEGDDAMVERGRENAALNGLDNVTFFGADLHGDFTGQSWAKEGFDKILIDPPRSGAEDICQYLTAFNASRIVYVSCNPATLARDAGVMVRNGYRLVQAGVMDMFPHTTHVESIALFERDSG